The window GCAATAACTGAACCAATACAAAAGTCAAAACAGGACCACAAAACAAGCAGAGAGAGTAAAATCTACATGGGAGAGCATTAGCCAGAACTGAAGTGACATAACAAAGCGGGTGTAGTAAAAGAGGAACTGACAAAGGGAATCACAGAGACTATGGGTAAGGTCGAATTGTGAAATTGgacttaggaagtttcctaaatcttgacttgacccggaagtatttgatcagcagccatgataagagcagttcggattctctaaattcGTAGGAAAGGagttcaatgcttcctttcctatctcctttagcatagggtacactggagcttccaatgtgagagtaaggagatatagatgCCCCAGAATTCATTGCGACAGCGATATTTAACGCGCCATGCACAGACGTAaatgaagtagaagaagtagaagagtataaATATGACCCAGAACagatgcacgtcatcatgtcagttactgttacagaTGAATCATTTATATCTGATGTCAAACAGTAGTAAAACACTCTGAAACAtactggatggagccgctgggttttttgtagtccatcttcagaaatttgtagtttcaccacgacagacgcacgtcaataacatccgccgtcgcgtgatgacgtagtttagtgtaagtggagtcagattctctgagcagcccTGTttgcttttcctaagtcctatcagtcctcctttacacctttccttgacctcatgacgttttccactgaggtcaaggagtagtagataggaaaaggaCATCAGAATATAACAGGAAACTCAAAACTCTAGATAAAACGAACACTggggataacaaaggtaacttaaccAAAGGCAGAGAGACACTAGGAAGGCAGCAGAATAATATTGTTAATCCAAACACAAAGTAACAAAGTAGTCCACAACCAAAAAGCTTCAGAGTTCACGAGGGGAAGAAAGTCTATCAAGAGATCATGGTGACTGAATAATGACATGTCCACCAAAAAATGGTTTGTTCAAgcagccctaaccctaacccgctagaggtcagcggtagacctggtaagtctgtgaagtttgtgtatttcaatggatttgctaaTGGTCTGTAAACTAATTGTGCCGactctctgccatgtcaccctaaccctaaccataacccttaCAAGCTCATTTACCATGTGTTCCACCCTGGTAAAAACCCACAATAATTACAAATAAGACACCAACAAATGAAGCATTCCTTACTCAGTTATTAGGCCTGTGCAAAggaattatttaatttctgttacctaaaaaaaacaccaatcaGTTTTGAAGGGAATATGTTCAATTGCTATATCAACGTAATGGTCAGCACTGAGAGAACAGTcttgatttgaaaatgtcttttgacTCTACCTTGTCTGCCAGTTTAGTGAAGTTCTGCTGTGCATAGCGGACGACGTCTCCAACTCTGAAAATGGGGCAGTAGGTGTTGTTGACCATGTCAAAGTTACATTTTTGGATGTATTCGCCCGTGATAGTGGGAAGGAAGTTCCCTCTGCAAAGACACAGGCATATTCTCATGTCATCAAGTCAGACATGACAAGCATAAttatcatcatgatcatcatcatatttgAAATCATACTTGGTGTAGTTGAAGGTCGGGAAGCGGATGCTATTCTTGATGAAAATGGTGAAATTCTGTACTTCCATCATTGGTGTactgagaaaaggaaaaaggaaagaacacagaggcagagaaaagacagacagacatatgaATGACATTGGTTGAGTTGATGGCCTTTGCACAAAAACTTGTAGCAGGTATATGAATACATTGAGAGTTGTATTATAATTTGAATTGCAGCATTGAacagaataatgtcaacataatgaggtgaaatgtatatatttgtaaataattATATAGAAATTtcataaatttaatttaatttataatcGCCTGAGTGTGATTGAAAAACGATCCATAAGTGCATAGTTTGACTAACAGAAGACTAATTTATAAGACTCCTACAAAAGGGTCTGGACCACTCAAAAATTGTGTTCGTACtttaaataaaactcaaaatacaagaaaattGGTGAATGCTTTCCCAAGTTCTCCCAAATCACTTGTATGATATTTCCCATCAAGAGATTACATAGACAAAAGAGTCCGATAGAATGCGAACAAAAATCTATTCAATCCTGGGGGTGGAGGCAGATATCTTAGGTATCTcaaaagctgcacaaataaaactaaaactagaATGATACTCAGTAGAGTGCGTACttccgccaaggcccaacagttccctTGAATCTGCTAGATCCAGATCTATATTTGGATTTCCACCGAATGACTAAATATGCCTGTTATTTTTCATCTTGGCCCATATCCCATCCATCCAACAAGTtcgcaaacaaacaaaccaacagatggacggggaagaaaacacaacctcTTAAGTGGAGGAAATGATCTGCATTGACAGATTGTCCTGGGGATCAGTGACCCTTTTAAAGAACATAGAATTATGTCTGGCTTGAATTGAATATCGAACTTAATCGGTCTCAATGGTTCAAGTCAGTATTCTTCATTTGGAGAGAACAGTGATTGCAAAGTTTCATCATACGTTTTGATGGTGTCTATCTCAGCCGGGCACCATCCTTTTATCTGACACATGTTGATGGTGGCGTTGAAAGGAACACATTTCCCCGTAAGAATTCCTGCGGAggcaaagaaaatgtaacaaCAGTTGCAATGCATTCGTTCAGAACATGCTGTTGTAacaataattgcaataattgTAAAATATTCGTCATCAAACACTGATGTGGAAGAAGAGataggggaagaaaaagaggcagaCACAAGGTCTCACCATAACCTCCTGGTTTATTGAGGTGTCTAGTGCAGTCGCTGTCTTGGGTACAAGTGTACTTCTTCTCACTCTGgataacataaatacacacattcacaatatttttataataatagaACAAATAACTGTATGATGTGAAAGGAAACTGTGCTGTAGGTACCCCGTAACAAAGGGAAACTCCTAAaacatgtatatacagtatatatacatatatgtatatatgtatatatatatataatttactcATTAACTACAGAGAACAACACAATTTGCTGTCAGAAGAGTATATTTATCCCATGCGTCGTGATATATCTCATCTGTCTTCACATAACAATTTTTCTGTTAATTTTCTCAGATGAAAGGAAGCTGTGCACAGAGCTGTAAAACGTTAACCAAGCAAAGTGAGGAGCTTTGATGCTGTTTGGGTTTCACAAAAAAGAAGTAAACTGATAAGTGACTATCAGGGAAGCTAAACCGATGGCAGGTTGAGCCACATGTATTGAGATGCCGGCAGTATCACATTTTCACTACCCTAAAAAATGATAAAGGAACAATGTAGTTTACCtgtttgttgttaaaatgtcattttcaaattttagaATTATTAAATGATGCAGATATATCTCCGTAGTACGGCATAAGAATAAGACTGTAACTCGAGTAATTACACTAGTTGTGGGCTTCAATCTAAAGTGTTACCATAAACTCTGTATGGATTATTATGAATCTTGTCATGTATATTTGAATCAGTTGTAGAGGTTACAGTAATAGCACATTGACAGTGCTATAAATGGGTAACATTGGCAGTTACAAATCAAAATTTAGAGGTGGCGTATGTACAAAAAAGATGCAGCGCATTAGCTTCATCAGGCCGATCTTAGCTATCACAGACTTTACAGTGTTTGTAATGCTAGTAGAAGTATTAGTAATGGTCGTCACAATATCTGACCTCAGGACAGTATCCCTGGATTTGGTTTTCAGTGGTGATCAGTTTTGTGATGATGCAGAAGACTGAAGctccctgaaaaacacacaaatataatcaCAGCAATACACACTGCTGTCAGtcatctttccctccctccatccatccatcagccaTCCACGTCTCATCCATACCTGTGTCGGCGTGACATAGTCTGCAACATCCATGACCTTGTCATTGTAGATCCCaaaacctttgacctttgtcaTCACTGAGGATTCAATAGCTGTGTCTCTCACCTGATAGGCCTTTTCATAAACAAAGACCCACCTgaagagcgcacacacacacacacacacacacacacacacacacacagacacacattgagCTTTTAGGCATTAACAATTGTACTCCTTCAATGTCAATAACAGAACacttacattttgtttttagtgacAATTGAACGAGCTTACAATTTTAACATTAATGTTTTGAACACATAGAaatgggattggctccagccccccacaaCCCTCAAGGGATAAGGAATAATAGGATAGTGGATAATAACAGCAACATTTATAATCCCATAGGTCTTGAGATgacacaccaaatttgaagttgctcgtGTAAAATCTGAGGAGTTTGTGAAAGTATGATGTGCAAAAATGTGCCAAAGCTGCacactaaaatcaaaatggccgaccTCCTGTTGGCCGAAGGTAATGGTGGCCGACGACTTTTTTGTAGATCTTGACATGATATACATGACTTCCAAATTTCATTCAGTAGTAGTATCAAATTTGTATCAAATTTGTCACCAGTCCTGACGTGTGTGCAAATTTGAATTGTGTAGGCCCTCAAAAGGCCGATTAATTCGGACTACGATTACAATAGGCTCACGCTTGTTGGTGCCCTGATAAATGGATAATAATACATAGTTTTCAGCCATATAATAACTTATGATATAACACTTTaccataataaaataatgaaagattcaacatttaaaaaaaatataataatcccCTAATTCCatttcatgaaatataaatgtgccAAAAGACACAATTCCATTGTTTAATTCAAGCAGAGCACAGTAAACACTGTATCGTCATAAAAGTGCAGCAGAATGAAGGGGAAAACTCACCCAATGAAGTAGGTGATGATGAGAAGTTGGACGACGCGGTTGATGATGCCGATGGTCCAGCTCTTCACCACCACCGACTTGGTGGTTTCATAGGTGAAGAAGTCTGTTATGCAGGACCACATCCTAGCAGTGTGTGAGCATCGGCAGATcgaaaaacaagtgtgtgtgtgtgtgtttcctgtgtgataTGACCTCTAAAACTCtgtagaaagaaagagagatctAAAGAAACTACCACTCTGTGTGTATTACAGGCATATGGTGAGATTGAGACAGCTGTGCAGTAGTTATAGaattttcccaaaatgtggTTGACGTCCTCGTGGATCTTTAGTGAAGAAAGCAGACGTCCAGGAGCTGTATGTCCTCTTCTTCATGGAAAGATCCTGCTGTCTTTGCGAACACGGCGAAGAAATGTGTTGAGAAATGCCTGAACTAAGTTAACTCAATTCACTCGGTTTAAGTCTTTGTCCTTATCTCCCTCTTCACCCATTTTGCCCGGCTTTtattccatctctctctctctctctctctctctctaaccctCCTTCTCGATTATCTCTATACGACTCCTCAAAGTACACCCCTCCCACTTTCTGCTCAGGCCACCATGGATGTTCATGTGCTTGTGCATGGTCCATGTCTTTCGCACAATATTCTGGATTGACAGTCAAAGGACAAAGACCACAGCAACTGCATAATAATAAAGAGTAGTTAAGTAGCTTAAAGGGTCTGTGGGTGTCCACACAAAAACCTGCTTTCAGAGATATCAATTTTCTATGTAACTCTTGACTTTGATAGTTGTATGGAagtaaaatctttaaaatccagttaaagtcccagtgtgtaattttttaaaacttttctggcggcatctggtggtaaagttgcaaaccgcaaccaactgagaatccgacaggggacactttatggtgacacaccgctaattccatttccggttgcctgcagcgctggaaattcaacacgAATGTGATGCATTCTGGAACATTTTCTGCAACCCTATGTAATGCAGCTCGGAATTCGGACCTGGGAAGTTCGTGTGGTGATTTTCTTctgacctcccgagtcgcagtggaaccggaacgcagcacaacacgacgtagcaaacatggcgactcacacagaggtcggtcCCCTactgttactatatttaactcattcagagttgacgaaaaaacattggttctttgttgcaagtgattatacatatatgaacacacaattatggacagtatattcaatttctgttccTCTTAATATAACACACTGTCGCTTTAAATCCTTTAAAGGAACAACCAGACATTTTGGCAATGTcaacaaatgtttgtgttcatgtactCGTTTTATTCTGATAGTCAGTCTGATGTCATTCCACCATATCCTGTCAAGTTTCCCGCTTGTATGATTGCTGTGCTTCGCCCGAATGTCTTCCACCTGCGTCCTTCCCTCCTAGTGTATTTAAGGAGTGTCTTTCCTATCTTGAGCCTTCCAGCATCTTTTCCACACTTTGTCTCTAGTGTGTTTGATCCTGCTCGATACACTGACCCTCGATTTAGCCTTGTGTTTTTGGATACCTTTGCCAactgtccttcctatctactattccttgacctaagtggaaaacgtcatgagatcaaggaaaggtgtaaaggagagctgataggacttaggaaaagccgacagcgctgctcagagaatctgactcgacttttactaaactacgtcatcatgcgacggtggctgttgttgtgttttaccatcgtgtgacatcagatgtaaatgattcatatgcaacagtaactgacatgatgacgtgcgtctcttctgggtcatattcatactctcctacttcttcttcttctacttcggattgaatggTTTACGTTCATGCACCTCACATCAAGTTAAATttcgctgctgcaatgaattgtggggcgtctatatctcctttcctttcacataggaagctccagtgtaccctatgctaaaggaaaTAGTAAAAGAAgcgttgaagctcctttcctatgcatttggagatccaaacagctcttatcatggctgctgatcaaatacttccgtgTCACGTCAatatttaggaaacttcctaagacaatttgacaattcagcCGCACCCTTGGACTGACCTCCTATGTACCGAATCTGTTTCAGTATACTTCCTTGAAGCGTTTGCCTGACTCTGGGTCTGCATTATTGAGTCTACCTGCCTGTGAGC is drawn from Scophthalmus maximus strain ysfricsl-2021 chromosome 8, ASM2237912v1, whole genome shotgun sequence and contains these coding sequences:
- the p2rx3b gene encoding P2X purinoceptor 3b: MWSCITDFFTYETTKSVVVKSWTIGIINRVVQLLIITYFIGWVFVYEKAYQVRDTAIESSVMTKVKGFGIYNDKVMDVADYVTPTQGASVFCIITKLITTENQIQGYCPESEKKYTCTQDSDCTRHLNKPGGYGILTGKCVPFNATINMCQIKGWCPAEIDTIKTTPMMEVQNFTIFIKNSIRFPTFNYTKGNFLPTITGEYIQKCNFDMVNNTYCPIFRVGDVVRYAQQNFTKLADKGGVIGIKIGWMCDLDKSDDQCNPSYSFTRLDAMSQKNAVSPGYNFRFAKYYKTENGTDYRTLVKAYAIRFDVLVNGNAGKFNMIPTLINMVAAFTSVGVGTVLCDIILLNFLKGAEQYKAKKFEEVSDSPMESRSNDFYRSQLSLRHNETLMRSSDSGAFSIEHYS